From bacterium:
CGCTGGGAGTCCATTCGTATCGTACTCACCGGATCGAAATCCGGTATTCTGAGCGCGGCCCTGCTTGGACTCGGACGTGCCGTCGGAGAAACCATGGCGGTGACAATGGTGATCGGCAACAGTGCGGACATCTCCGTCTCCCTGCTCAATCCCGCACACACGATGGCGAGTGTGCTGGCAAATGAATTTGCGGAAGCCACGAGCAAGCTCTACGTCAGTTCACTGATTGAGATCGCGCTTCTGCTCTTCGTGATGACATTGATTCTCAACGCCATCGCCCGCGCCATCGTCTGGCGGATGACAAAACGATATTCTACGGCGGTGGCATGATGAATACAGGCGCTCTGTATACCTGGCGAAAAAGCAAGAACATCGCCATGCTGCTGTTGACAGGGACATCCCTGCTTCTGGTCATCGGCGTTCTCGTCCTTATTCTCACCTACACGGTGTCCAAGGGCATCAACTATATCAACTGGGATCTCCTTACGGAAATGCCCAAGCCCGTTGGCGAATCGGGCGGCGGCATGGCGAATGCCATCGTGGGAAGTGCCATCCTGGTTGCGCTGGGCAGTCTGTACGGCATCCCCGTCGGGTTGCTGGCCGGTGTCTACCTCGCACAGACGGAGCGTGGCTGGTTCGCACGTTCCGTGCGCTTCCTCACGGAAGTACTCAACGGGATTCCTTCCATCGTGATCGGCGTCGTTGCCTTCATCGTACTGGTGATACCGATGCAGCGTTTTTCCGCCCTTGCCGGTGGTTTTGCACTCGGAATCATCATGATCCCGCTCATTACCCGTACAACGGAAGAAATGATACGGCTGGTCCCATCATCCTTCCGCGAAGCGGGACTGGCGCTCGGGCTTCCGCGGTGGAAAACCACCGTCTCCATCATCCTCCCCGCTGCCTTCAAGGGGATTTTTACCGGCATCTTTCTTTCCATCGCGCGTGCGATCGGAGAGACGGCACCGTTGCTGTTCACCGCACTGGGAAACCGCTTCTGGTCGAC
This genomic window contains:
- the pstA gene encoding phosphate ABC transporter permease PstA, whose protein sequence is MMNTGALYTWRKSKNIAMLLLTGTSLLLVIGVLVLILTYTVSKGINYINWDLLTEMPKPVGESGGGMANAIVGSAILVALGSLYGIPVGLLAGVYLAQTERGWFARSVRFLTEVLNGIPSIVIGVVAFIVLVIPMQRFSALAGGFALGIIMIPLITRTTEEMIRLVPSSFREAGLALGLPRWKTTVSIILPAAFKGIFTGIFLSIARAIGETAPLLFTALGNRFWSTTLDQPIASMTVFIYDYARAPFDDWNQQAWAASFVLIVIVFALNLIFRLVTRKTYTA